The Astatotilapia calliptera chromosome 2, fAstCal1.2, whole genome shotgun sequence genome includes a window with the following:
- the LOC113030545 gene encoding signal-regulatory protein beta-2-like, whose translation MIVLWVTLLLLHQGYTLVPVTSVQLGETVTIPCQLPVIETIRKEVHWYKQRAGDTLKVIWTMRESATPEFAPEFNNSRLKVNHNKHFTNLTILKTNQEDEGIYHCGFTEWRRNTEWTGTYLLVKGNTQKTSNYTFVKEKVHPGDSVTLQCSVLSSSNRKTCPGGHNVFWFREANTSHPGIIYTAGNRHHECEKRSETEQSCVYRLSKNISSSDSGTYYCAVATCGEILFGNGTKLDSRETRVWSQTASSTIFLLCTVLAISLIVIVALIWMIKKNSDHCRADIQRKCFTDQKKQENKDRWMFSVVVFTTMKADGCTKKYAKPMKKEQIYTAAEAFVFG comes from the exons ATGATCGTGTTATGGGTTACGCTCCTTCTTCTCCATCAAGGAT ATACACTTGTTCCAGTAACTTCAGTTCAACTTGGGGAAACTGTAACCATCCCATGTCAACTGCCTGTGATTGAGACCATTCGTAAAGAAGTCCACTGGTACAAGCAGCGTGCCGGGGACACTCTGAAAGTAATTTGGACAATGAGGGAATCTGCAACACCTGAGTTTGCGCCTGAGTTTAATAACTCCAGATTGAAGGTAAATCACAATAAACACTTTACCAACCTGACCATTTTGAAGACAAATCAAGAGGACGAGGGAATCTATCACTGTGGATTCACAGAATGGCGTAGGAATACTGAATGGACCGGGACGTATTTGTTAGTAAAAG GAAACACCCAGAAAACATCAAACTACACTTTTGTTAAGGAGAAAGTCCATCCAGGAGACTCTGTGACTCTTCAGTGTTCAGTCCTCTCCAGCTCTAACAGAAAGACATGTCCAGGAGGTCACAATGTGTTCTGGTTCAGGGAAGCAAATACATCTCATCCTGGCATCATATACACCGCTGGAAACAGACATCATGAATGTGAGAAAAGATCTGAGACTGAGCAGAGTTGTGTTTATCGCTTGTCTAAGAACATCAGCTCCTCTGATTCTGGGACTTACTACTGTGCTGTGGCCACATGTGGAGAAAtattatttggaaatggaaCAAAACTGGACAGTCGAG AAACCAGAGTGTGGTCACAGACGGCCAGCAGCACAATTTTTCTACTGTGCACTGTCTTGGCTATAAGTCTGATTGTTATAGTTGCTCTCATTTGGATGATCAAGAAAAACAGTGATCACTGCAGAG CTGATATCCAAAGGAAATGTTTTACTGATCAGAAGAAACAAGAG AATAAGGACAGAtggatgttttctgttgttgtttttaccacAATGAAAGCTGATGGATGCACAAAAAAGTATGCAAAACCTATGAAGAAGGAGCAGATCTATACAGCTGCCGAGGCGTTTGTCTTCGGTTAG